The sequence below is a genomic window from Gymnogyps californianus isolate 813 chromosome 11, ASM1813914v2, whole genome shotgun sequence.
TTAGCTTCTCTGTTACAAGTTTCTCAAATAGCAGTGCCAtaatttgtgttatttttctttgaaattaaaattgcttatatcaaaagaagaaaacaatgttaTTTGAGGGATGTTATTGATTGTGAATTACTTAATAAGATTTTCTGTATAGAGTTTTTCCCTTTAGAAAGATACATTGGGCAACTAAATCCCAAAAGGTAAAATCTTTTGCATCTCcccctgcaaagaaaaaagctgttgaccacattttgttttccacagtAATGCTGAATAAATACTTTTTGTCAGTAATGCCATAGATTTTAGTGGAGCTATGTGAATAAATTGATGTACTCTTGTCAAGTCTGACTCATGCGATTTGGCTCCAGAAGCCCAGGCTTAACAAGAACATTACTTTTCTTGCCATGCTTTGAAGCCACACCACCTCAGTTCTCTCTTCACCCGTTACCTAGATTTGGGTTTGTACAATGTAATTTTAatgtgatattttctttttttttttaatttaatggaCTCTTAAATTCTGGTTATGAGGAATACAGTAAATccaattacatttttatgtaagtAAATTTTAACTAATacattttgtttacatttaagattgaagaagaaattaagggCTGTCTTGATTTCTTGAAGTCTGTGTATGctgtctttggttttacctTTCAACTACATCTTTCTACAAGACCAGAAAATTACCTAGGAGAGCTAGAGATCTGGGATCATGCAGAAAAGGTAattcatttaaaagtaaacaaaacccTTAATATTTGTGTTTGCGGAGGTGGATATTTAACTAAGTTCTTTCATGTTGAGTAGTGAAATTACTGAAATTGCTTAAATCAGGTGCTAAATATTGTCCTTAGTGGAAATGCTTGTTGAAAAATGTCACATTAAATGTGAAGTTTCTGTATAAAATGAGAACTTTCTGATTCTTACTTAGCCCCTTATCTTGaactgatttgatttttattaatcttttttctgaTTAATCACAACATTTGTACAAGGAACTACTCTTATTTCAAGATTATTTATTGTAAATGACTACATGCTTGAACAATAGGAGTCATGCTGCCTGTCGACTCCCTTTGTATTTCAAAGGCAAATGCTTTGACTTACAGTAATGAAAGGCCCTGCTATacctttttaaattattctctcGTTTTTTATGATTAGCAACTTCAAAACAGCTTGAATAACTTTGGAGAGCAATGGAATTTGAATCCAGGAGATGGAGCATTTTATGGTCCTAAGGTTAGTGAATCAACATTTTAAGACAACTTTGGGATGGACAAGGATACAGACACAGTGCAGGCGAACTATATTTAGTAACTGTGTTATTTTGCTTCACAGATTGATATTAAAATCAAAGACGCTATTGGCAGGTACCATCAATGTGCTACTATCCAACTTGACTTCCAACTACCCATTCGATTTAATCTTACTTATGTTGGGTGAGTGGTTAACCTAATATCTTTCTCTTTAAGatgaaataacaacaaaaaaaattgttactttCATTATTTGTAATTCCCATTAAACTGAGATGTATTAATGCTCTGTTGCTCACTTAATAAATGATTAGCCTGTATATCAGTAGCCTGGTTAGGAGGGACAACATCCGTGGTGAGTAGAGGACTGAGTCACGAACTTGAAGATACTTCCTCAATGTAATGATAGCTGACTTTAATTGTAAATGCTACTGATTGCAGGAAAATTTCATGATCTGTCTTGTCTGCCAGTTCTGAAGGCAACTGATCATACATAATGCTAAAGAAAACTCAGTTGAGTCTGTTTTCACTATCAGCCTAGTCACTGTGTCTCCTTTGAAGACATTGCATACAAATTCAAACATGTCTTAAGACATGTAAAGCTTTGTCTTAAGGCAAAGCTAGTGTGTTTGTAATAAGTACTTCATTCTTTTTATCAGGTAAAGTTAGTTAACTTTCATGAACATAAACCGAATGCAaacagtttttaatgaaaatcttaCTTTGGCTTCCAGCTATGAAGAGGGATATTTGTCGACTGAGTGAATTAATCTTAGTACCATGTTGACTTGAACACACATtttctgggttgtttttcttgctgtgtttggttttgcataTTATAAAGAGTTTGATGGGGAAGACAGAATAAGAATGTTATTTTTTGGTCCTGCTGCATGTTCTACAGTAGATGTCATAGCTCTTTGGTAGGTGATAATACTGTTAGGAACAGCAGCTGCCGCTTTTTTAATCACAGGATTGTAgtttaaggaaagaaatgaacagTAAGGGCAGGTAAGATCCTGTGCAACAAAATAGAAGCAAGACGTAGCGGAAAAGAAAGAGCGAggaagaacataaaatattaaaatgcacagAGATGGAGCTGAGTCTGTCGAGTGTCTTTTCAAAGCGATGAGTTTGTGCCTATGCCACTAGCTACAGGCATGGTTATTTTAAGTCACTGATTATTCGGTATTCCTTTAAAAGCCCAGGTGACttaaagaaagtacatttttaataaaaacgGTAGACTTTGCCTAAGTATGAATAACTAGATTTTGTCTTTCCATGAAAAGTAGAATCAAAAATATTAGTAGGATTATCTGTGTGTGCTAAGagaatttttggttttttttaaactttacatattctttttcagtaagGATGGCGATGATAAGAAAAGGCCAGTGATTATTCACAGAGCTATTTTGGGATCTGTGGAGAGAATGATAGCTATTCTAGCAGAAAATTATGGAGGAAAATGGTATGTGGCACAAATGCAGTTCTAAGAAATGTTTAACAACGTAGAAAATACAGATCCTCCCTAATGTCCCATATATTATAGTGCAAAATAATATCGCTAGAATTTTCTCAAAATTAGTAGGTAAGATTACAAGAAAAGAAGTCAAATATTATGGTCTGAGTTGTATGATATCCTTTATTAATAGTGCATTATTAGAAATTGAATTTCATGAGATTGCAGGAAAAATTATacaataaagctgaaataagaaTTGTAATTGAATGTGTATGGGCTGCATTatttgtgttccttttttcttaaaaattatgcttttgtACTGGGAAGATATTAGACATATGTAAAGCAATTATTTATACAGACAGGAATTAGTCCtaatatgtgaaatatttttttaacttgtaagATGTTTCATCTTGAATAAGCTCAGAAGATACTTCATTAATGTATTTAAAGTATTAAGGAAGAGTTAATTCTTACTTTCAGCCACCTATCTGACTGTCTACCTTTCACTATAAAGTTATAAATAAAAGTGGAAATcgtgaaaaaataaaattctgtttaaaattgtGAAGTCAGCTAGGAAGTTAGCAGAAGATCAAAGTTCTGCGTATGTCATTTTACTGGAATCGATCTATTTGCTATGTTACGTGAACTTGAAGAGGGGAAGATAACACACTATCCAACATCCTTAGctaacacaaatatttttataaagtaaagaaattattattgGGGAACATGACTATGGATAtgaatgcaaatgtaaaatgcacatttatttgcacatttatttcatatttttcttgttctgcttgCCAGGCCATTCTGGCTGTCGCCACGGCAGGTCATGGTTGTGCCTGTGGGACCTACTTCTGAAGAGTATGCCCGGCAGGTGAGAGTAGGGCCTGCCTTTTTATAGTAGCAAGCAATTTTAATAGCTCCTTAAGTGCTTGTCCTAGAACAAAGAATGAATGCTTTAATAATTTTGGAGAcatattggggggggggagaggtaCATTTTCCCATATAGTCTAAAATTTCTATAAGCCTGAGAAAGGGATATGTAACTTTAAGTGTTTTGGGTTCTGTTTTTATGGACATACTTCAGTaattattaaaggaaaaaacattctgGATGACAAACCTTATATACTAACTAATGTTTCATTGCAGAATTATCTGCTTAAAGTAGGGGCAGAGCTGGTTTCTTCCATTTCCCAGCACGTATACTCTTGACTACATTACATTTGACCATGGTTGGTTTTACCCCTGtcgcctgcttttcttttaatgcaggCATAAGTGATTttgttccttctcctctttctcctttctcagacTGAGGAAACATTTTTGACATTCAGCAGTGTAGCTGTCTGAGGAGATCAGCAAATATTTGATATGGATGTTACCTTGTATTGTCTTCCAACCGGAGTCCTCCTAAGCCCTTAAGTGTGTGTGCAGTTTTCTTCAAATAACTTCATGGACTTCCTTACAATGATTCACAAGAGTAAAATTATGCACATACATGAATTAATTATTGGAAGAGATCAGGGATTACGGCATGTACAAATTTATGTTGTAGAATATATACTGTAATATTAAATgagaggtttttggtttttttaggttTGCAGCGAGTTTTTTGAAGCAGGATTTATGTCAGATGTGGATCTAGATCAAAGTTGCacattaaacaagaaaattagaaatgcaCAGCTGGCCCAGTATAACTTTATCTTAGGTAATTGCAGCATCTCACGTTTCTGAATGTCATTTAAGTTTTAATGTTGGGCATAGAGTCTGTCTAGACTCTCATTTTGTGATGTAGGTACTCGATTTAATATTGTTTGTGATATGTCTTGCAGTggttggagaaaaggagaaagcaaataatGCTGTCAACGTGCGAACAAGAGACAACAAAGTTCATGGAGAAATTTCAGTATCTTCTGCTATTGAAAAACTCAAGAAACTTAAGAGTTCACATATTCCAAATGCAGAAGAAGAATTCTGATGTtgctgttaggaaaaaaaattattagctgCCCATGTGAAACggtgtttctttcctcttgtaCAACAGTAATGCTCATCTGAGAGAATTTTCAGTTAATGGATACACAAAATAAGCAAATGTAGCAATGTTGGTGCTCCAGGAATAGCATGAGAGGACAGATGCAACTGCCAACTCCTTTGACAATCCCATGGGATTCCAATCTGCGTGAGTCGCAgaatgcttatttaaaaagtcCTACAGCTCTGCTAAAATATGTTGGTTTTGCTGTGGAAATAAATTGGGGCTGCACGAAGTCAAGGAACAGGAGGCTGGGAAGTGtactggctgctgctgtgattGCTGAGCTACCTCAGTCACGTAGCGGTTGCGTAACTGATGTGACCTGGAATCCAAAGCTTGACAGTTGGTAGGTGCATCAGGAGtggtttggtttagttttttctAACTCCAGATTatatcgggggggggggggcagcgtGTAGGGGCAAGGAATAGCTTGATTCTTTCTGAATTTATGTTCACAGGCTACAAATACACTGGTGTCTTTGTTGGAAATCTCACTGAAACAAAGCACTGATTGAGTTGGTGTGATGATTGGTTGCTGTAAAGGTGATTGCCAAGAATGAAGTTGAATTACTTACCATATCCGTGTGtggaaagtgttttattttttcctgtgtttgctgTTGATTTGGCTTTTTCCTAAAACAAACCTTTGAGAATACTTTCTGTGTGTAATTTATTGCTCTATTTGCTTGGGATGCTGAGAACGCTGAAAAGGtgcaaatgacattttcattttgaaacacaGCATGTTGAAATTTAAATTGGCCATATTCGTCTGACTTGTTTATGCTTATAAATGATTTTAAAGTTACTGTTGCAGGCAATTGAATCAGATTTTTTGGAGAGATGAATTTTCACCACaatgttttttcacttttatattctgttttttaGTTATAAGGCTTAGATAGCATTAAATATGTTAGTCAATTATCTAAGCTATACAACTGTAGCTGTTGTGATTTAAATATcactgaaatgaagcagaaaatactaTTTAGTGCATAAATGTTATACGAATACAAAGCTAGCATGTTACTTCTGCCTGACACTTGTACAGACTTGTGTTCAATAGGCCTGTTTTTGATTTTGTGTTAAGTTTGGGTTTGTGTATCCATTTTTACCAACTGATTATCCCCcgcttttaaaagaaaaagaaaaaattgaaggAACAAGTGCTGGGGAAGCTTTTCTGTTCCACTTTACAGAATTAACAGGGGCTGTGGAgggtgatttttatttatattattaatatattttatatataaaatatcatATTTTAATGGACTACAGTCTACATGATACATGTGTGATGTATTCAGACTGCAGAATTaaaactttcactttttttaatagtgaattTCTCGGTTCTGCAAATAGAAGACTAACTTTTTAGCATACATGTATCTATGCTGTCGCCATTTAAGTTTTCGGATGACCTGCAGCAACGAGAGAGGTCATTGAAGGATatagattaataaaaataatagaaacttTCTACAGGGAGAAAGGTGTAGAGAGAAGGACAGACAGGcgcaggacagagggaggagagcaaTATACGTGACCGGTGGCCTGAGGGAGGTAGACAACGTCGTGGCGAACGACATTTCAAAGGACTGACTGAGGTGAGTGAAACCAGAAGCTGCGTTTTGTTTCCTTAGCGCCCGCGCAGAGTTGTTGGGGAGCGGGACCCGCGGGCCGCAGCCACCGGCGGGCCGCAGCCACCGGCGGGCCGCAGCCACCGGCGGGCCGCAGCCACCGGCGGGCCGCAGCCACCGGCGGGCCGCGGCCCTTGTCGCCCCAGgctggcggcgggcggccccTGCCCGCTTCGGGCGGCGGAGGAGCCGGTGCCCGCGCGGGGCTGCGGCTCagccggccgccccgcccccccccgccccgcccctcgcCGGGAGCGGCGCAGGCGGCGGCAGGCAAGATGGCGGCGCTGGCCGGGCTGGGCGCCCTGCGGAGGCTCTGCAGCGTCGCGCTGTTCCTGTCCCAGCTCTACGTCCTGTCCGGCCGCGGTgagcgcggccgccgccgcttcGCCCGGGACGGGGCgggtggggtgggagaagggcGGGCGGGGGAGGAAGCTGCCGCCTGACCGCGGCCCCGCGGCCGGCTCGGGCCGCCCGGACGTGCGGAGCCTCTGGCGCGGCGGGGGGAGGCCCGGCGGCGCCTCGGCGCCTCGCCTGCGGGTGGGGGCTCTTCTCCCGAGCGTCTTCAGCCGGTCCCCGAGGCGGGGGCTGAACGCGCCCCTGGCGGGACCGGCTGCTGAGCGGCCGAGCTGGGGAGGTGACCGTGACCTCGGTTGCCGCTTCCccggcggggggggtggggagccAGGTGCTTCGGGCATGGCCGCTTTTAGTTGTGCGCTGCAGGGCTGGTACTTAGTACTGGGATGCTCGCTGTTAGGACAAAAGACGGGCTAGGCCTGGCTCACCGACTCGTCTGCTGCTCTAGACTTCCACAGAGTCTTTTGTGCGTACTCCTTGTCGCGAACTGTGTGTGATCCAAAATGTAACTGGCGAGGTACTGGGGATTCTCAGCACCGTCTGGGTAGACAGATGTGACAGACCGATGTTTAGGCTCCCACCCGGGCATGGCCGCTTGTGCTGTGTGTAGGCTGCCTTACGGGCTCAGGCACAGATCTGCATGCCTCTGAGCTCTGCACAGCCCCGAGTCCTTGGAACCGTGGGACTCGCGTGGAGACAAACATGAAGCGCATGCACAAATACAGCCATGGTTGCTAGCCAGTTCTTCTAGTCCAGCTTTCTAGCAAAGAAGTAGCTGCATTGCTTGATTAAATGATTTTGTTCAGTAGCAAATACTGTGTAAAATCTGCTTTGTGAGCagtgttttttaattctcaagAATCAAAAAATAAGACTGAATTGAAATAAACACGGTTTCTTGTGTAAAAGGAACGATTCAATTCTAGTGctcattttaatgtttaatgtaAACATTCTACTATTTCtagaacaggaaaacagatatttataatttttttaattctcattacaCTTTCCACTTGTAATTTCATATCAGCGTGCTGAAATCAAACTGCTCCTGAAGATGAATTTTATTCTAGAAAtatcattttctccatttttgttttcttgtagcAGGATCTTTGATGACCACAAAGCATTCACAGCCACAGTCTACATTTGCAAAAAGTCTGACTTCAACAACTACAAATACTCcttattttaaagcagcaggTACAATAttaatgttgtttgttttggtttttttctatgGGCCTTTTTCCTCGGTGTCTTGAGTTTAATAGTAAAGTTACTGAATTATGTCTTAGAAACCTGTACGTGCTTTCACAGTGGTAAAAGACATTATAGTATAACACGTTATGAATTACCCTCCAATGACCTTAACAATTAGTTTGGATTATGTAATTAGAAAATGGGTCCATATAAGATCTTACAACTAGAAAATGACCAGTTAAACTGCCATTGTGGTTCATGTGTTTTATACCCTCTCAGGATGGTGAAACTTCTTGAAAGACGCCGGCATTCTGCAAGAACTTGTTAGTGTTCCCTATTGAACATAACTACAGTTTTTGTAGCTCACTGAGGGGTGCATCAGGATTGGCTGCAACACTGTTCCTGCTAGTAATTTAAGAGGTGATTCTGAACACATACAAACAGCAAATGGCTGAGCTAGCTGTAAACTTAATGAGAGCTGAACTAAAAGTAGGTTACATGTGTCAACCTGCTGCCGTACCTAAATTGATTACTTCCGCTGAGAAATACTGGCTGAGGCGGCACTAATCCGTGCTAAGCTCTGTTCTGGTGTTGTACTGAATCGTGTTGCTGTGCTGTCCTGTACAGAACTTCTGTGAGATCCTTGCAGGGTACCCTGCTGTGTTGTGTAGCTCATGCAGTGGTTCCCACAACACAAACTTGTAATGCTCTTCACCGTATAATAAGGAAAGCCATTTATGCAGTGTCagtacgtgtgtgtgtgtgtgtatatatatgtataaaagaaAACGTGTATATATACTTTAGATTATATAGGgggttttattcattttcttaattttattcacaTATTTCACCTTTCAGAAAGTACAGAAATTCCATCTTACGTGACTAAATGTCCTAGCAACGGGCTTTGCAGTAGATTGCCACCGGACTGTATGACATGTAACACAAACTACTCCTGTATATATGGGAAGCCGGCCACTTTTGATTGCAAAGTCAAGCCACATGTTCATTGTGTTGTAAGTAACCTGTTACTTTTAAACCCAAATGTAAGTCAGTTAATTAAAACTGTGACATCTTgtcataaaatacaaaacattgaTTTCCAGGTTCTTACATAGGCAGGTTTGCAGATCTGTGATCGTTTAATCTGATTCAACTGTAGGCCCTTGCTGAAGAGGCAGACCTAGCCTTctctgttttgcctttcttgCATTGAATCTTTTTGTTACGCAGCCATGCAGCTGAGTTAAATCCATTTGTTGACCAATCAAAACTGAACCATTTTGAGAGTGGGGAGGCTAAATAACTGTCAGAGGTACAAACTGATCTTACAGGTGAGACTGAGTCCTCCTTTTGGCAGTAGCCTTAGATTGGAGGAAGCAGTAATGTTAAACTGCGCTTTAATAACTCTTTGTCAGTTTTCTCATgttgatttttctattttacttgACTACATAGAGGTAGCAAAGAGGGTAATTGTTATTTTGCCCAAAATGTTTACCCATAAAATGTAGTTTGATACTGCacactgtgaatttttttttttattactagcAAAGTGATAATGCTGTCCTTTTATAGGATCAGAGTAACCATGAGCAGGAGAACTTTACAATTAACATGACGTGCCAGTTTTGCTGGCAGCTTGCAACAACTGATTATGTATGTACCAATTCTACAAACTGCATGACGGTTTCTTGTCCGCGACAACGATATAATGCCACTTGTACAGTACGGGATCATATTCATTGTCTAGGTAAGGTGGGCTACACCAGATTCTgtaaagaagctttttttctaaagaatttcttaacattttttgtAATGGGTAAATACAATGATTGCTTCTGTCCATTGCAGTAACAGCTGGCACGTTGATTAATCTATTGAATTTTTTGAtagttacattttaatttttaagcataATAGTGGCATCTAACTGTAAACATTGGCTTTTAATACTGCTTTATGCTTTTATGTGAGAGAAAATAGTTCTGTCTTATTTTTGTCAACTTGTATGAATTAAACGAATTTGGACACCACTAATAGAATCAATATCAAATGTCTCAGtaggataattaaaaaaaaatcatgctagTTTCACCCAACCGGTTCAATTTTCCCCTTGTTTGTTCAGTGACTTTGCATGTTTTCTGATGTGGGACAGCGATTGATGGAGCAGAGGACTGTAGAGTATATATGAGCTTTCGTGTTGACAGTGTTTGTTTCAATTAGTGTCAACCCTTTCAGACTCTTGTTagagaaatgcagtattttcttgcTTGTCATTTTCTTACTCATTATGTGGTCTTTGTTACATTAAGGTTTGAATGTTTTCTAATGTTTAGGTAATCGTGTCTTTCCTAAGATGCTCTACTGCAACTGGACTGGAGGTTATAAGTGGTCTACTGCCTTGGCACTAAGGTACACAAGAACTATCAGATAATGTCTAAAGCTGAAATAGATAATATTATTAGAAATAGATTAATTGTCTATAAAATCTTCAGTTTGTGTGGTTTTCTACTTGGTATTTTTTAATGGTGTCCTGAATAACCAATATTTCATATAGTCTAGCTTAGAATTTGGAGGCATGGGATGCCTGAAGATTTCATATGCAACGATACTAGCTGTCTTCAGTGAATAGAGCTTGGGAGAAAACATTTACCCTATTTGTGCATCACATGTACTTTCCTCAGAGTACATGCCAATGATCCTTAGGCTTCACAAAGTGATCCATTTTCTGAGTAGAGAGGACGTGTTGGCTTTTATTGTCTATGGTGTCAGTGAGGTACAAATGCTCAAAAAAAGTGcagatttacatttttttctcccagttttttatatgttttaaacaATTAGGGCTGAAAATTGTCCAAGTTACTTCTTGGTATCTGAAATGAATGCAGGTGTTTCTGAATTCAATAGATGTCACTGAGCAGGCTATAGTTGGTATACATTTGTTACGGCTTCCTTCCCAACTGTAATAGCTAGAAATGCCTTAAGATGAagtttcttgcattttaaattattaggGAAGAGACCAGTGTAGCAGTATTGAAAGAAACTATTTAGGTTATTTTTGGAATACTAAGCCATTAGAGCACCACAATAGCGATTTGAAAGTAACTGATGTTCTTTTGGTGGTAAGaccttttttcattaaattttaatacttCAAAAGTGGTTAATATGATAAATTAGCTAGTGAGACGCTCTGTTCCTGGAGCCAAAGATACAATAACACTCTGGTTAGGAAAGCAATCTAACACACTTTCCTTTATAGCAAGAGTTATTCTCTCTGCCACCAGCTGGAGAAACTTATTGTTGCCTGATGACTGCATGGGGCTGAATTTAGTGTTTGGGTCTGcttgtttgttggggttttttagcttCTGCTAGCTTAGAAAAGTTGAGACACATTTATAGATTtgagagttttgctttttattgcttgTCACGAATGAAAAACTGTCAAGTCTCTGGATAGTATTGATTAGCTAAGAAATAGTGCTATTTCATCAAAAAGCTTTCTCATTTAATAACCCAGTCAGCTCTTTCTATACAAAAAAAGTATAGTTTCTTGAATGATGTAGAGCAAAACTATCATCGACTTGTAGGTATGTCAGAAAGAAGTGTGTAATGGATACCCAAACTGAGTTCCTTTAAAACTAATAATAATGAATCATGGTTTTATTCTTACAGCATCACCCTTGGTGGATTTGGTGCCGATCGTTTCTATTTGGGCCAGTGGCGGGAAGGTCTGGGAAAACTCTTCAGCTTTGGTGGACTTGGAATATGGACACTAATTGATGTGCTCCTGATAGGTGTTGGCTATGTGGGACCTGCAGATGGTTctctttatatttaaatgtgGGTGCAACATGTTTCAGAGAGGAGTAATTGCTTGGAAAGGGCTCTAAATAAAAGAATGTAGAGATTTGAGCCTTTAAGGTAGAATGAAGAACAACTCTTCTTTCTGTGTGCATACGTTTTAATGTACAGTATCTGTACTTAGTTTGCCTTtaactaaggtaaaataaaagcGTGGATCACTGAGTAagttgaaattaatttcctttcttttgtggaCATGctatttttctatgaaaaaaagttGAACAGCTAACCAAATTCTGCACTATGCTTGAACTTGGATGATCTGTCAAGCACCAAAAGAGATGCAAACTAACTTGAATATTGAGTTGTTTACTTCATATTTGTATGCTTGAATTTAAAGCTAACTTCCCTAAATAtgtcagtaatattttttttttctgtatttgtgggAGGATAATTTATTTGCCTGAATTACTCTAGCAGTATGTAGATCACCATGTTTTATGCTGTTAATTACATTCATCTCTTGTTTTGGGATATAGCAAGAGCTAACACTTGCTTAGTGACTTGTTGACTTAAAATTGTGGGCTTTTTAGAATTAGATGGCAGTTATGCTAAGAgctaaatatgaaataattgaaatagATTTTAGGATTGTTCCAGAATGTCTCTATTTTGGTTGGGTTTGACCTGCATATCGGTGAAAGGTACAACTCGTATTCTTGTGCTGGCGAGCTTGccaagttaatttaaaaaaagggttGGCAATATAATTGATGCGTTTGTGCACTTGCGACTTCGTAACAAGATAATGTAGCAAACTGTAGTGCCGTTACAGAAGAATAACTTAGTTGACTTAAATACCCGAAGGTAGCTGCCTGCCTCTCGGCCAGGCGACCTTCTTGCCGTGCCCTCCCCCTTACACTAGAC
It includes:
- the TM2D3 gene encoding TM2 domain-containing protein 3 isoform X1, which produces MAALAGLGALRRLCSVALFLSQLYVLSGRAGSLMTTKHSQPQSTFAKSLTSTTTNTPYFKAAESTEIPSYVTKCPSNGLCSRLPPDCMTCNTNYSCIYGKPATFDCKVKPHVHCVDQSNHEQENFTINMTCQFCWQLATTDYVCTNSTNCMTVSCPRQRYNATCTVRDHIHCLGNRVFPKMLYCNWTGGYKWSTALALSITLGGFGADRFYLGQWREGLGKLFSFGGLGIWTLIDVLLIGVGYVGPADGSLYI
- the TM2D3 gene encoding TM2 domain-containing protein 3 isoform X2, whose translation is MAALAGLGALRRLCSVALFLSQLYVLSGRGSLMTTKHSQPQSTFAKSLTSTTTNTPYFKAAESTEIPSYVTKCPSNGLCSRLPPDCMTCNTNYSCIYGKPATFDCKVKPHVHCVDQSNHEQENFTINMTCQFCWQLATTDYVCTNSTNCMTVSCPRQRYNATCTVRDHIHCLGNRVFPKMLYCNWTGGYKWSTALALSITLGGFGADRFYLGQWREGLGKLFSFGGLGIWTLIDVLLIGVGYVGPADGSLYI